A window of the Natronomonas salina genome harbors these coding sequences:
- a CDS encoding winged helix-turn-helix domain-containing protein codes for MSYLQVNTSIGMTDEWNNIGFIVSSRYRKIVIRELHENPSTPSQIAERADVSIANISNALSQLRENNCVELLVDEERRKGRVYGLTETGQAIWDDLEEKQLL; via the coding sequence ATGAGCTATCTGCAGGTGAATACGTCTATCGGCATGACGGACGAATGGAATAACATAGGATTTATCGTTTCCTCGCGGTATCGAAAGATCGTTATCCGCGAATTGCACGAGAACCCGTCAACGCCCTCACAGATAGCCGAGCGAGCGGATGTTTCCATTGCCAATATCAGCAATGCTCTCTCGCAACTCCGGGAGAACAACTGCGTCGAACTTCTCGTCGACGAGGAGCGTCGGAAAGGTCGCGTCTACGGACTCACCGAAACTGGTCAGGCTATTTGGGACGACCTGGAAGAAAAACAATTACTGTAA
- a CDS encoding TrmB family transcriptional regulator: MPPDQPLEEATELLQQFGLKEYEARSFVGLSRLDAGTAKELSEITDVPRTRIYDAVKALEELGLVEVHHSSPKRFRAVTINEATETLRKTYEGRISQLQDSLERVDRAEVTEETPVQEVWSISGQPSIETRANTLISSATDEIVLVIGDESLLTQGLITTLNDVGDGAEIIIGALTESLREQIQGKVPEATTFISGLEWLHGPGRSEKDTEIGRLLLADRSAILVSTLVLATESEHAIFGEGFGNGMIVIARRLLSQGLLPRRDPGV; encoded by the coding sequence ATGCCACCAGATCAACCACTGGAGGAGGCGACCGAACTTCTCCAACAGTTCGGCTTGAAAGAGTACGAAGCCCGGTCCTTCGTCGGCCTCTCTCGGCTCGACGCGGGAACGGCGAAAGAACTCAGTGAAATCACCGACGTCCCCCGGACGCGCATCTACGACGCGGTCAAAGCCTTGGAGGAGTTGGGGCTGGTTGAAGTACATCATTCGAGCCCGAAACGATTCCGAGCAGTCACGATTAACGAAGCCACTGAGACCCTCCGAAAGACCTACGAAGGCAGAATCTCACAGCTCCAAGACTCCCTCGAGCGTGTCGATCGAGCCGAGGTAACAGAAGAAACCCCCGTCCAGGAAGTCTGGTCGATATCGGGCCAACCCAGCATCGAGACCCGGGCGAACACCCTCATCAGTTCGGCGACCGACGAGATCGTCCTGGTGATCGGCGACGAGTCGCTGCTGACCCAAGGGCTCATCACCACGCTCAACGACGTCGGTGATGGCGCCGAGATCATCATCGGGGCGTTGACCGAGTCACTGCGAGAACAGATTCAGGGGAAGGTGCCAGAGGCGACGACGTTCATCTCGGGACTGGAGTGGCTTCACGGTCCCGGGCGATCCGAGAAGGACACCGAGATCGGTCGTCTCCTCCTGGCCGACCGTTCGGCGATCCTGGTCAGTACGCTCGTGTTGGCGACGGAGTCCGAGCACGCGATCTTCGGCGAAGGGTTCGGGAACGGGATGATCGTGATCGCCCGCCGACTCCTCTCGCAAGGACTACTCCCGAGACGTGATCCTGGAGTCTAA
- a CDS encoding DoxX family protein: protein MSSPTDGQTRYNELRSTLGGVTVEGQAHSLSAWFVLALRLVIGFAFLYSGVEKILGGFAAQGYLGNVAATNGNPLEGMFLWMSQTPWFVEFVNVAVPWGEVAIGLGIIVGLLTRLAAFFGALMMLLFYFGNWDMAHGPINADFMYMLVFLSVAAFGAGRILGLDQYVEQYEIDGEPFIEKYPQLGLILG, encoded by the coding sequence ATGAGTTCCCCAACTGATGGGCAGACTCGGTATAACGAACTCCGTTCGACTCTCGGAGGCGTCACCGTCGAGGGACAAGCCCACTCGCTCAGCGCGTGGTTCGTCCTCGCGTTACGCCTCGTCATCGGGTTCGCGTTCCTCTACTCCGGCGTCGAGAAGATCCTCGGCGGGTTCGCCGCTCAGGGGTATCTCGGGAACGTCGCTGCAACCAACGGGAATCCCCTCGAGGGCATGTTCCTCTGGATGAGCCAGACCCCCTGGTTCGTCGAGTTCGTGAACGTCGCCGTTCCGTGGGGCGAAGTAGCCATCGGCCTCGGCATCATCGTCGGGCTGTTGACCCGCCTAGCCGCGTTCTTCGGCGCACTCATGATGCTGTTGTTCTACTTCGGGAACTGGGATATGGCGCACGGCCCCATCAACGCTGACTTCATGTACATGTTGGTGTTCCTCTCGGTGGCCGCCTTCGGCGCTGGCCGCATCCTCGGACTCGATCAGTACGTCGAACAGTACGAGATCGATGGCGAGCCCTTCATCGAGAAATACCCACAGCTCGGCCTCATTCTGGGCTGA
- a CDS encoding helix-turn-helix domain-containing protein, which produces MATEATVTVPADQFPLGTVFAQLPDVSVELERLIPSRDVVIPYFWVRGTEVEDIEAAFTEHPGVKDIQLVDSVQDEYLLRVEWSLEYDDVLSVLTETDIPLIKATGTNKEWTFDIRGDSRSDVAAFHSRCREVGIPVTLTALHDLTPVETETEAALTDKQEEALVLAFDRGYFETPREVTMEELGDEFGISQQAVASRLRNGIKHILDDTLPETEQSND; this is translated from the coding sequence ATGGCTACTGAGGCGACCGTCACCGTCCCAGCCGACCAATTTCCTCTGGGCACCGTCTTCGCCCAACTCCCGGACGTCTCGGTCGAATTAGAGCGATTAATCCCCTCACGAGACGTGGTGATCCCGTACTTCTGGGTGCGCGGTACAGAGGTCGAGGACATCGAGGCGGCGTTCACCGAGCATCCGGGGGTGAAAGACATCCAACTCGTCGATTCCGTCCAGGACGAGTACCTCCTGCGGGTCGAGTGGTCACTCGAGTACGACGATGTCCTGAGTGTGCTGACCGAGACCGACATCCCGCTCATCAAAGCAACCGGCACGAACAAGGAGTGGACGTTCGATATACGGGGAGACTCTCGAAGCGATGTTGCAGCCTTTCACTCGCGCTGTCGAGAGGTCGGGATTCCGGTGACACTGACGGCACTGCACGATCTGACACCAGTCGAAACCGAAACCGAAGCGGCACTCACGGACAAACAGGAAGAAGCACTGGTGCTCGCCTTCGACCGTGGATACTTCGAAACTCCGCGTGAGGTGACGATGGAAGAACTCGGTGACGAGTTTGGGATCTCCCAGCAGGCCGTTGCGTCTCGCCTTCGGAACGGAATCAAGCACATCCTCGACGATACGCTCCCAGAGACAGAGCAGTCGAATGACTAA
- a CDS encoding EamA family transporter: protein MNYVLWALLAMACYSFAFLFMKIALQDLPTFTVMPIAVGTLAVGATSVAALFGEWSIPSVTSRSVGFAVAAGICLTGAVVGYFRALTTGPVSIVIPIFGMFLVGGALLGIVVLGEAVTVKKALGIALGAVAVVLIAT, encoded by the coding sequence GTGAACTACGTGTTGTGGGCGTTGCTGGCAATGGCGTGTTATTCGTTCGCGTTCCTGTTTATGAAAATCGCGCTGCAAGACCTGCCGACGTTTACCGTGATGCCGATTGCAGTCGGGACATTAGCGGTGGGAGCAACGAGTGTGGCGGCCCTGTTCGGCGAGTGGTCGATCCCGTCGGTGACGAGCCGGTCTGTCGGGTTTGCAGTCGCAGCCGGCATCTGTCTCACGGGGGCTGTCGTCGGCTACTTCCGAGCCCTGACAACCGGCCCCGTCAGTATCGTCATCCCGATCTTCGGGATGTTCCTTGTCGGTGGTGCACTCCTCGGAATCGTCGTGCTGGGCGAAGCGGTCACCGTGAAGAAGGCTCTCGGCATCGCACTTGGTGCCGTCGCGGTTGTTCTCATCGCCACATGA
- a CDS encoding HalOD1 output domain-containing protein, whose product MPQPSDVARQVVKTVADYENSSLNDLPPLEDKIDSETYHQIASFESELTEPLTFEYLFYDITVLPEGEVIVTP is encoded by the coding sequence ATGCCCCAACCCTCCGATGTAGCGCGCCAGGTTGTCAAGACGGTCGCAGACTACGAGAACTCCTCGCTGAACGACCTCCCACCGTTAGAAGACAAAATCGATTCCGAGACGTACCACCAAATAGCATCCTTCGAGAGTGAACTGACCGAGCCACTCACCTTCGAGTACCTCTTTTACGACATTACAGTACTGCCTGAGGGGGAGGTCATCGTTACGCCGTGA
- a CDS encoding response regulator, with protein sequence MGWYIEKNGSLAEILIVEDNPGDARLFQEYLSEADITNPIAHVSTADQALDYVHQRGEFADQAVPDIVFLDWRLPTATGDEIIRRLPDESGPDIFTIVLTGSMQDPDSIVPADLGVDGFMTKPLDTDELISLVRSSQTLSLIERKA encoded by the coding sequence ATGGGATGGTATATCGAGAAGAATGGCTCTCTAGCCGAGATTCTCATCGTGGAAGATAACCCGGGAGACGCTAGGCTCTTTCAGGAATATCTTTCCGAGGCGGATATCACCAATCCGATTGCCCACGTCTCTACTGCAGACCAAGCCCTCGATTATGTCCACCAGCGCGGTGAGTTTGCCGATCAAGCAGTACCGGATATAGTCTTTCTCGATTGGCGCCTTCCAACAGCGACTGGTGATGAAATCATCCGTCGACTCCCCGATGAATCCGGACCGGATATATTTACGATCGTGTTGACGGGTTCGATGCAAGACCCAGACTCCATCGTGCCAGCTGATCTTGGCGTTGACGGGTTCATGACGAAACCGCTCGATACCGATGAGTTGATTTCGCTTGTCCGCTCCTCTCAGACGCTCTCACTCATCGAGAGGAAGGCGTGA